The following proteins come from a genomic window of Bacteroidales bacterium:
- a CDS encoding RHS repeat-associated core domain-containing protein, producing MKTNVTYHTDHLGNNSFVTDNSGKAIQELRYTPYGEILSNKRSTGSNYNTPYKFSAKEKDQETGFNYFGARYYVD from the coding sequence GTGAAAACTAATGTTACATACCACACCGACCACCTAGGCAACAATTCGTTTGTTACAGACAATTCTGGCAAAGCAATACAAGAGCTGCGCTACACGCCGTATGGTGAAATCTTATCAAACAAGCGCTCTACAGGCAGCAACTACAACACCCCATACAAATTCTCTGCAAAAGAAAAAGACCAAGAGACAGGCTTTAACTACTTTGGAGCACGCTATTATGTGGATT